A portion of the Pedobacter cryoconitis genome contains these proteins:
- a CDS encoding RsmD family RNA methyltransferase, with the protein MRIIGGKLKGIRMNAPASLPVRPTTDMAKEALFNILYNTYDFDSCSVLDLFSGTGNISIEFASRGIKEVTAVDKHSGCIFWLKSVIEKYELNEITLQKADVFKFLEQHTKSYQIIFADPPYDLTNIPLIPQLVAKNKLLTENGLLVVEHPSLLKLKDQPGYKETRRYGNSSFSFFNYTP; encoded by the coding sequence ATGCGTATAATTGGCGGTAAATTAAAAGGTATCCGCATGAATGCGCCTGCCAGTCTTCCTGTAAGACCTACTACAGACATGGCCAAAGAGGCCCTTTTCAATATTTTATACAATACTTACGATTTTGACAGTTGCAGTGTACTCGATTTATTCAGCGGCACAGGAAACATCAGTATTGAATTCGCTTCACGCGGGATAAAAGAAGTAACTGCTGTCGATAAACATTCTGGTTGTATCTTCTGGCTCAAATCAGTTATTGAAAAATATGAGCTGAATGAAATCACCCTGCAAAAAGCAGATGTATTTAAATTCCTGGAACAACATACCAAAAGTTATCAGATCATATTTGCAGATCCGCCTTATGATTTGACAAATATCCCACTAATCCCACAGTTGGTAGCAAAAAACAAGTTATTGACTGAAAATGGATTACTAGTGGTAGAACACCCTTCTTTATTAAAATTAAAAGATCAGCCAGGCTATAAAGAAACCCGCCGTTATGGTAATTCTTCTTTCAGCTTTTTTAACTATACACCATAG
- the coaD gene encoding pantetheine-phosphate adenylyltransferase — protein sequence MKIALFPGSFDPLTIAHADILKRALPLFDKVIVGIGLNSSKQSFLSGQVREEIVKAVFSGYENIEVQSYEGLTVDFCRKINASYMIRGIRSVGDFEYERAIAQINQTMMPEMETIFILSKPEYSAISSTIVRDILRNHGDVTPFLPKEALFFL from the coding sequence ATGAAGATAGCCCTGTTCCCGGGATCGTTTGACCCTTTAACTATTGCGCATGCTGATATCTTAAAGCGTGCTTTGCCTTTGTTTGATAAAGTGATTGTGGGTATAGGGCTGAACAGCTCTAAACAAAGTTTTTTATCCGGACAAGTGCGTGAAGAAATCGTTAAAGCTGTATTTTCAGGTTATGAAAATATTGAAGTTCAATCTTACGAAGGTTTAACGGTTGATTTTTGCAGAAAGATCAATGCGTCTTATATGATCCGTGGGATCCGCTCTGTTGGCGATTTTGAATATGAAAGGGCAATCGCACAGATTAACCAAACAATGATGCCAGAAATGGAGACGATCTTTATTTTGAGTAAACCTGAATATTCGGCCATTAGCTCCACCATAGTACGGGATATTCTCCGTAACCATGGTGATGTAACGCCTTTTCTTCCTAAGGAAGCTTTATTTTTTCTTTAG
- a CDS encoding NUDIX hydrolase, which yields MKTYTIYINDNTLLIANKEPSHTEPVELVEENGFNFEAFYEGLSKLSAKQYVLITADPKSLFKRMKAGLTVIKAAGGLVMNAKDEYLFIFRNKKWDLPKGKVEKGEGIKDAGRREVEEECGVKINTNDERLCKTYHVYEMGAKLVLKRTNWYSMTVKGSPKLIPQKEEGITKAEWLTAADLKPVLKNTYPSIIDVLKAGKLIKEKVSKEKIKLP from the coding sequence ATGAAAACTTACACCATTTACATCAACGACAATACACTGCTCATTGCTAACAAAGAGCCATCACACACAGAACCTGTTGAGCTGGTGGAAGAAAATGGGTTTAACTTTGAAGCTTTCTATGAAGGCTTGAGTAAACTATCCGCAAAACAGTACGTATTGATTACTGCTGACCCAAAATCACTTTTTAAACGAATGAAAGCAGGCTTAACTGTGATCAAAGCAGCCGGTGGCCTGGTGATGAATGCAAAAGATGAATACCTGTTTATTTTTAGAAATAAAAAATGGGACTTGCCAAAAGGTAAAGTTGAAAAAGGAGAGGGTATTAAAGATGCCGGAAGACGCGAAGTGGAAGAAGAATGCGGAGTAAAAATCAATACAAATGATGAAAGGTTATGCAAAACCTACCATGTTTATGAGATGGGGGCAAAGTTAGTCCTGAAAAGAACCAACTGGTATAGTATGACTGTTAAAGGAAGCCCTAAACTGATTCCACAGAAAGAAGAAGGGATCACTAAAGCAGAATGGCTTACCGCAGCTGACCTTAAGCCAGTACTGAAAAATACCTACCCTTCTATCATTGACGTATTGAAAGCAGGCAAGCTCATCAAAGAGAAAGTGTCTAAAGAAAAAATAAAGCTTCCTTAG
- the pyrE gene encoding orotate phosphoribosyltransferase produces MYNKSDIELKVAEFLLQIKAIKLQPNNPFTWASGWKSPIYCDNRITLSHPSVRTYIRQKLTQLIQEEFGSVDVIAGVATAGIPQGVLVAQELGLPFVYVRAKAKEHGTGSLIEGEIIEGQRVVVVEDLVSTGKSSLQAIHALKSAGLSVAGLVSIFTYGFDIAEENFKEAKCRFATLSNYNTLIQYAAENSFIAQSDVDILNQWRRNPSEWGQNFDQNPV; encoded by the coding sequence ATGTATAATAAAAGTGATATTGAATTAAAGGTAGCTGAATTTTTACTTCAAATTAAAGCAATAAAATTACAGCCGAATAACCCTTTTACTTGGGCCTCAGGTTGGAAATCTCCAATTTATTGTGATAATAGGATAACGCTCTCCCATCCGTCAGTTCGAACATACATCAGACAGAAACTTACGCAGTTGATACAGGAAGAATTTGGTTCTGTTGATGTAATTGCCGGAGTTGCAACTGCTGGTATTCCTCAGGGTGTATTAGTTGCTCAGGAATTGGGCTTACCATTTGTTTATGTAAGAGCAAAAGCTAAAGAACATGGAACGGGTAGCCTGATTGAAGGAGAAATCATTGAGGGTCAGCGCGTAGTTGTGGTAGAAGATTTGGTTTCTACTGGTAAAAGTAGTTTACAAGCAATACATGCCTTAAAAAGTGCTGGTTTGTCTGTTGCAGGTTTAGTTTCTATCTTCACCTATGGCTTCGACATTGCTGAAGAAAACTTTAAAGAGGCTAAATGTCGTTTTGCAACGTTATCTAACTACAATACTTTGATACAGTATGCAGCCGAGAATAGCTTTATTGCACAAAGTGATGTAGATATTCTTAATCAGTGGCGCAGAAACCCATCAGAGTGGGGACAGAATTTTGACCAAAACCCAGTATAA
- a CDS encoding SRPBCC family protein, with product MTVIESATTVNQPVAKVYAFLADMNNHQQLMPENIYNWSSTTDDASFTIQNMAKLAIKISSRVENQELIAIPSEKAPFDLELKWTVADNGDGTTTATHIISADLNMMMKMLAAGPLKKLADHQTERLSEILK from the coding sequence ATGACCGTTATTGAAAGTGCCACCACAGTAAACCAACCGGTAGCTAAAGTTTACGCTTTTTTAGCCGATATGAACAATCACCAGCAGTTAATGCCTGAAAACATTTACAACTGGTCTTCTACAACAGATGATGCTAGTTTTACCATCCAGAATATGGCTAAACTGGCGATTAAGATTTCCAGCAGAGTGGAAAACCAGGAGTTGATTGCAATTCCTTCTGAGAAAGCTCCTTTCGATTTAGAATTGAAATGGACAGTAGCGGATAATGGTGATGGTACAACAACAGCTACACATATCATTTCAGCTGACCTGAACATGATGATGAAAATGCTGGCTGCGGGGCCTTTGAAGAAACTTGCAGATCACCAGACTGAACGTTTAAGCGAGATATTAAAATAA
- a CDS encoding transposase produces the protein MSIKDEKPNKGKGGRKAIHSDSFKVQVALEYLSGSYSYPQVGKKYGLAEHTVLWFVSWYRKNQDVMIAEEPIEAEYGALNPSQIRALEKRVALAEMKVAVLEKVIAIANAEYGTDLKKKVATK, from the coding sequence ATGAGTATAAAAGACGAAAAGCCGAACAAAGGCAAAGGGGGTAGAAAAGCTATCCATTCAGACAGCTTTAAGGTTCAGGTAGCCTTAGAATATTTATCAGGATCTTACAGTTATCCACAGGTAGGAAAAAAATATGGCTTAGCAGAACATACTGTGCTGTGGTTCGTATCTTGGTACCGAAAGAATCAAGATGTTATGATAGCTGAAGAACCAATTGAAGCAGAATATGGAGCCTTAAACCCTTCCCAGATCAGAGCACTTGAAAAACGAGTGGCTTTAGCAGAAATGAAGGTAGCAGTTCTTGAAAAAGTAATTGCTATTGCTAATGCAGAATATGGTACAGATCTTAAAAAAAAAGTTGCTACCAAGTGA
- a CDS encoding IS3 family transposase, which yields MIAELRGTRKYYSIANLCWVNGYTRQAWYNHLKSVQLHFLEEYIVLEKIQQIRKELPKTGCVKLHKELNNGFLQAHGITMGRDAVFDLVRAHGLLIKTKKKWVYTTNSFHRYKIHPDLVQRRPAIQAEEIWVSDITYLRTESCFVYLSLVTDAYSRKIVGYHLASDLKTIGCIKALKQALKDRKYPSRPLIHHSDRGTQYCCDDYVTLLKDSHIQISMTQTGSPYDNAIAERVNGILKMEFDLEKTFKNMAQAKTQVDLAAYKYNNIRLHASCNFQTPENTHLLENVNPKIKKVAIFAPIVT from the coding sequence GTGATTGCTGAGCTAAGAGGTACCCGCAAGTATTATAGTATAGCTAATCTTTGTTGGGTAAATGGTTATACCAGGCAAGCTTGGTATAACCATTTAAAAAGTGTTCAGTTACATTTTTTAGAAGAATATATTGTGCTTGAAAAGATTCAGCAAATCAGGAAAGAACTTCCAAAAACGGGATGTGTAAAGCTACACAAGGAGCTCAATAATGGATTTTTACAAGCTCATGGGATTACTATGGGTAGAGACGCTGTATTTGATTTGGTACGTGCACATGGCCTGCTGATTAAGACCAAAAAGAAATGGGTATATACGACTAATTCATTTCATCGCTACAAAATACATCCTGATTTAGTTCAACGAAGGCCTGCAATTCAAGCAGAAGAAATATGGGTTAGTGATATTACTTACCTGCGTACAGAGAGTTGTTTTGTTTATCTTTCTTTAGTGACTGATGCTTATTCCAGAAAAATTGTGGGCTACCATTTAGCAAGTGATTTAAAGACCATTGGATGTATTAAAGCATTAAAACAAGCTTTAAAAGACAGAAAATATCCTTCACGGCCGCTTATTCATCATTCTGACAGGGGAACTCAATATTGTTGTGATGATTATGTGACTTTATTAAAGGATAGTCATATTCAAATCAGCATGACTCAAACAGGAAGCCCCTATGATAATGCGATTGCTGAAAGAGTGAATGGAATATTAAAAATGGAATTTGATCTTGAAAAAACTTTCAAAAACATGGCGCAGGCAAAAACACAGGTTGATCTGGCTGCTTATAAATATAACAACATCAGGTTACATGCCAGTTGTAATTTCCAGACACCAGAAAACACGCATTTATTAGAGAATGTAAACCCAAAAATCAAAAAAGTAGCCATTTTTGCTCCTATTGTAACCTAA
- a CDS encoding endonuclease/exonuclease/phosphatase family protein, giving the protein MKRFTIVVFLLFSFAAFGQTLTVCSWNLKDFGKSKTDIQIDFIAQTLRNCDIIAIQEVVAGPGGPMAVARLNDALNRTGTKWDYTISHGTSSDRYSKERYAFIWKTSRTEKIGEAWLEKKYNLEITREPYFARFKLGKKQFTLVTMHAIPKSKQPETELKYLKFLPENYPSDVLIFCGDFNLPESHSVFNPLKGMGYPPALTNQKTSLKQKCINGNCLASAYDNFFYNQAKVNCINAGIIPFYTAFDDLKEARRVSDHVPVFLKFSML; this is encoded by the coding sequence TTGAAACGATTTACAATTGTGGTTTTCCTGCTTTTTTCATTTGCTGCGTTTGGACAGACATTAACTGTTTGTTCGTGGAATTTAAAAGATTTTGGAAAATCAAAGACCGATATACAAATAGATTTTATAGCACAAACACTAAGAAATTGTGATATAATTGCGATTCAGGAAGTGGTAGCCGGGCCAGGTGGGCCAATGGCTGTAGCGCGTTTGAATGATGCGCTGAACCGCACAGGAACTAAATGGGATTATACGATCAGCCACGGTACTTCGAGCGACAGATATAGCAAAGAGCGTTATGCTTTTATCTGGAAAACCAGCAGAACTGAAAAAATAGGAGAGGCCTGGCTGGAGAAGAAGTACAACCTTGAAATTACCAGAGAACCTTATTTTGCGAGGTTCAAGCTTGGCAAAAAGCAGTTTACACTGGTTACTATGCATGCCATTCCAAAGTCAAAACAGCCAGAAACTGAGCTCAAATATTTAAAGTTTCTGCCAGAAAATTATCCTTCAGATGTATTGATCTTTTGTGGAGATTTCAATTTACCGGAGTCACATTCAGTATTTAATCCATTGAAGGGTATGGGGTATCCTCCTGCTTTGACCAATCAAAAGACTTCATTAAAGCAGAAATGTATCAATGGTAATTGTCTGGCCTCTGCTTATGATAACTTTTTCTATAATCAGGCTAAGGTTAATTGTATCAATGCAGGGATCATCCCCTTTTACACTGCGTTTGATGATTTAAAAGAAGCGAGACGTGTTTCTGATCACGTGCCTGTGTTTTTGAAGTTTTCAATGCTGTAA
- a CDS encoding EamA family transporter — protein MEKNLLKGALLVGLGASSYGALATVVKMAYEHGFNTAEVTTSQFTIGFTGMLLLNIFIKNKSKAKEEAQKEKGSILKLMLGGTSLGLTSVFYYFAVKYIPVSVGIVLLMQSVWMGLLLEAVLDKKVPSGRKIGATVIVLLGTALATNIFSSVHSLDWRGVAWGLAAGISYTVSLYSSNSIATHMRPLKRSLWLLAGGLVAIILIFCTNSYSNFNFGIFWPWGFFLAFFGTILPPILFTSGMPHTGISLGTIVASVELPVSVMFAYILLREPVNLLQWIGILMIISAIVLMNVQNLKKKPLPLA, from the coding sequence ATGGAAAAAAACTTACTCAAAGGCGCCTTATTAGTAGGGCTTGGCGCCTCAAGTTACGGTGCGTTGGCGACAGTGGTTAAGATGGCATATGAACATGGATTCAATACTGCAGAGGTCACCACCTCGCAGTTTACAATTGGATTTACGGGAATGCTTTTATTAAATATATTCATCAAGAATAAATCAAAAGCAAAAGAAGAAGCGCAAAAGGAGAAAGGATCAATTTTAAAGTTAATGCTGGGTGGGACTTCTTTAGGGCTCACCAGTGTATTTTATTATTTCGCTGTGAAATATATCCCTGTGTCTGTAGGGATTGTTCTACTGATGCAGTCTGTTTGGATGGGGCTATTACTGGAAGCTGTACTGGATAAAAAGGTGCCTTCAGGCAGAAAAATAGGAGCAACAGTTATTGTTTTATTGGGAACGGCATTGGCTACAAATATATTCTCAAGTGTACACAGTCTGGATTGGAGAGGGGTAGCCTGGGGCTTAGCTGCTGGAATATCATATACAGTATCCTTATATTCTTCAAATAGTATTGCCACCCATATGCGTCCTTTAAAAAGGAGTCTATGGTTGCTTGCCGGCGGATTAGTTGCTATCATTTTGATCTTCTGTACCAACTCTTATTCGAATTTTAACTTCGGTATTTTCTGGCCCTGGGGTTTTTTCCTTGCTTTTTTCGGAACAATTCTCCCTCCGATACTTTTTACCAGTGGAATGCCGCATACCGGGATTAGCCTGGGGACAATTGTAGCTTCTGTAGAGCTGCCGGTATCAGTGATGTTTGCTTACATTTTGTTAAGAGAGCCTGTTAACCTGTTGCAATGGATTGGAATTCTGATGATCATCAGTGCAATAGTCCTGATGAATGTCCAGAATTTAAAGAAAAAGCCTTTACCGTTAGCTTAA
- the clpB gene encoding ATP-dependent chaperone ClpB, whose protein sequence is MNFNNFTIKAQEAVQQASEIAQGNQQQAIETAHLLKGLLTVDENVVSYVLKKLNVNLNTLNINLDEQIAKFPKVSGSNGYLSSGANSALQKAQTYLKEFKDEFVSVEHLLLGILSVNDNTSKLLKDQGVTEKDLKKAIAALRGDNRVTDQNAEASYNALNKYARNLNEYAESGKLDPVIGRDEEIRRVIQILSRRTKNNPILIGEPGVGKTAIAEGIAFRIIKGDVPENLKTKTVYSLDMGSLIAGAKYKGEFEERLKAVVKEVTQSEGDIILFIDEIHTLVGAGGGEGAMDAANILKPALARGELRAIGATTLNEYQKYLEKDKALERRFQKVVVDEPDTQDAISILRGLKERYETHHKVRIRDEAIIAAVELSQRYISDRFLPDKAIDLMDEAASKLRLEMDSVPENVDELDRKIMQLEIEREAIRRENDDKKVKSLGEEIANLSAERDELKAKWQGEKDVVDGINTELEQIENYKLEADQAERAGDYGKVAEIRYGKIKEAQDKVEKLKVVLESQQGEGRMLKEEVTADDIAGVVARWTGIPVTKLVSSEREKLLNLEDELHKRVAGQDEAIEAISDAIRRSRAGLQDKRKPIGSFIFLGTTGVGKTELAKALAEFLFNDDNALTRIDMSEYQERHSVSRLIGAPPGYVGYDEGGQLTEAVRRKPYSVVLLDEIEKAHPDVFNILLQVLDDGRLTDNKGRLVNFKNTIIIMTSNIGSHLIQENFKNLDDANRDEVIAKTKNELFELLKQTIRPEFLNRIDELIMFTPLNRTEVRNIAELQFRHVQDTLAEMGVEIEATPEALDWLAELGYDPQFGARPLKRVIQKRVLNELSKEILAGKIDKDSKIKLDMFDNKFVFLNNKKETPAS, encoded by the coding sequence ATGAACTTCAACAACTTTACTATAAAAGCCCAGGAAGCAGTTCAACAGGCTTCCGAAATAGCCCAGGGCAATCAGCAACAGGCTATTGAAACGGCCCATTTGCTAAAAGGGTTGCTTACTGTTGATGAAAATGTAGTTTCTTATGTTTTAAAGAAGCTAAATGTTAATTTAAACACGCTCAACATAAATCTGGATGAGCAGATTGCAAAATTCCCTAAGGTAAGTGGCAGCAATGGATATTTATCTTCTGGTGCAAACTCTGCCTTGCAAAAAGCGCAGACTTATTTGAAAGAATTTAAGGATGAATTTGTTTCTGTAGAGCATCTTTTACTGGGTATATTATCCGTTAACGACAATACCTCTAAACTTTTAAAGGATCAGGGCGTAACTGAAAAAGATCTTAAAAAAGCTATTGCTGCTTTACGTGGTGATAACAGAGTAACTGACCAGAATGCTGAAGCAAGTTATAATGCTTTAAATAAATACGCAAGGAATTTAAATGAATATGCAGAATCTGGAAAACTGGATCCTGTGATAGGCCGCGACGAAGAAATTCGCCGCGTAATTCAAATACTTTCCAGAAGAACCAAAAACAACCCAATTTTAATCGGAGAACCTGGTGTAGGTAAAACTGCCATTGCAGAAGGTATCGCTTTCAGGATTATTAAAGGTGACGTACCTGAAAACCTGAAAACAAAAACAGTGTATTCATTGGATATGGGTTCTCTGATTGCCGGTGCAAAATATAAAGGAGAATTTGAAGAACGTCTGAAAGCTGTTGTGAAAGAAGTAACACAGAGTGAAGGGGATATCATTTTATTTATTGATGAGATACATACATTGGTGGGAGCTGGTGGCGGTGAGGGAGCTATGGATGCTGCAAACATCCTGAAACCTGCTTTAGCCCGTGGTGAATTACGTGCAATTGGCGCAACAACCTTAAACGAGTATCAGAAATATCTCGAAAAAGATAAAGCACTGGAACGTCGTTTTCAAAAAGTAGTAGTAGATGAACCTGATACGCAGGATGCGATCTCTATTTTAAGGGGATTGAAAGAAAGATATGAAACGCATCATAAGGTCAGAATCCGCGATGAGGCAATTATTGCTGCTGTAGAATTATCTCAGCGCTATATCAGCGACCGTTTTCTTCCAGATAAAGCGATTGACTTAATGGATGAAGCTGCTTCTAAATTACGTTTAGAAATGGATAGTGTTCCAGAAAATGTTGATGAGCTGGACCGTAAGATTATGCAGCTTGAAATTGAAAGAGAAGCGATCAGAAGAGAAAATGATGATAAAAAAGTAAAATCTCTTGGAGAGGAAATCGCTAACCTTTCTGCGGAACGCGATGAGCTGAAAGCAAAATGGCAGGGAGAGAAAGATGTCGTTGACGGCATTAATACCGAATTGGAGCAGATAGAAAACTATAAACTGGAAGCTGATCAGGCAGAACGTGCAGGAGATTATGGAAAGGTAGCAGAGATCCGTTATGGTAAGATTAAAGAAGCCCAGGATAAAGTAGAGAAATTAAAAGTAGTACTGGAAAGTCAGCAGGGCGAAGGCCGTATGCTGAAAGAAGAAGTGACTGCAGATGATATTGCGGGTGTTGTAGCACGCTGGACAGGCATTCCGGTAACGAAATTAGTATCCAGTGAACGTGAAAAATTGTTAAACCTGGAAGATGAGCTGCATAAGCGCGTAGCTGGACAGGATGAAGCTATTGAAGCGATATCCGATGCAATACGGCGTTCGCGTGCTGGTTTGCAGGATAAACGTAAACCGATTGGCTCATTCATCTTTTTAGGTACAACAGGTGTCGGTAAAACAGAGCTGGCTAAGGCATTGGCAGAATTCCTTTTTAACGATGATAACGCGTTGACAAGAATTGATATGAGTGAATATCAGGAAAGACATTCTGTTTCCAGATTAATTGGGGCGCCTCCGGGATATGTAGGTTATGATGAAGGTGGTCAGCTTACGGAAGCCGTTCGCCGCAAACCTTACTCGGTAGTACTGCTGGATGAAATTGAAAAAGCGCATCCTGATGTATTTAACATTTTACTGCAAGTACTCGATGATGGCCGTTTAACTGATAATAAAGGAAGACTGGTTAATTTTAAGAATACTATTATTATCATGACTTCCAATATTGGTTCTCATTTAATACAAGAGAACTTTAAGAACCTGGATGATGCGAACAGAGATGAGGTAATTGCGAAAACCAAGAATGAGCTGTTTGAATTATTGAAACAGACGATCAGACCGGAGTTTTTAAACAGAATTGATGAACTGATCATGTTCACGCCATTGAACCGTACTGAAGTGAGAAATATTGCAGAATTACAATTCAGACATGTTCAGGATACACTTGCTGAAATGGGTGTTGAAATTGAAGCCACTCCAGAAGCCCTGGATTGGCTGGCAGAACTGGGTTATGATCCGCAGTTTGGAGCACGTCCTTTAAAAAGAGTGATCCAGAAACGTGTATTAAATGAACTATCTAAAGAAATACTAGCTGGAAAGATTGATAAGGATAGTAAAATTAAACTAGATATGTTTGATAACAAGTTCGTATTTCTGAACAATAAAAAGGAAACACCCGCTTCATAA
- a CDS encoding FUSC family protein, translated as MNRIEINKEAYAANFIYLLKCLTGIIICYALYSYFPQYPFYWSLVSVAVSLSPDHSNTLAYDRMKANMIGCAAGICLYPIHTSNLIILCLGVTLTIFIGIALRMTHTLKSALAAVVIITLQEEQEKHWYVALERVSCVVTGCIVALGVTLLFNLLLSRKYSKQ; from the coding sequence ATGAATAGAATAGAAATTAACAAGGAGGCATATGCTGCCAATTTCATCTATTTATTAAAATGTCTGACTGGAATTATCATTTGTTACGCACTTTACAGCTATTTTCCACAATATCCATTTTACTGGTCGTTGGTTTCTGTCGCGGTCTCCCTTTCTCCCGATCATAGCAATACGTTGGCTTACGACCGGATGAAAGCGAATATGATTGGTTGTGCCGCTGGCATTTGTCTTTACCCAATACATACCTCAAACCTGATTATCTTATGCCTTGGTGTGACTTTAACCATCTTTATTGGCATTGCGCTCCGCATGACTCATACTTTAAAAAGTGCTTTGGCTGCTGTGGTTATTATTACGCTTCAAGAGGAACAAGAGAAGCACTGGTATGTAGCTTTAGAGCGAGTATCTTGCGTAGTAACTGGCTGCATTGTAGCACTTGGTGTCACACTATTGTTTAATCTGCTCCTTAGCAGGAAATATTCAAAACAATAA